A region of Deinococcus rubellus DNA encodes the following proteins:
- a CDS encoding V-type ATPase subunit subunit G family protein, which produces MDASSRVLSELASREQALDAQIESARQDAAREIEAAEAQAARILREAGEQIKMLTAQREQEMDAESQRIHAEAQAQAKEEVLTAHTRADAKMGQAVETILRAVLP; this is translated from the coding sequence TTGGACGCCTCAAGTCGGGTTTTAAGTGAACTTGCCAGTCGTGAGCAGGCGCTCGATGCACAAATCGAGTCGGCCCGCCAGGACGCTGCGCGTGAGATTGAGGCCGCCGAGGCCCAAGCTGCGCGCATTCTCAGGGAAGCTGGGGAGCAGATCAAAATGCTCACCGCCCAGCGCGAGCAGGAGATGGACGCCGAGTCGCAGCGCATTCACGCTGAGGCCCAGGCGCAGGCCAAGGAGGAGGTGCTGACGGCCCATACCCGTGCAGACGCCAAGATGGGGCAGGCGGTGGAAACTATCCTGCGGGCGGTGCTGCCGTGA
- a CDS encoding V-type ATP synthase subunit I, translating into MINPMQQIVIATRKRGSRDVIEALQDVGVLHLVPVQGGGVLSAGPLTGEDAEFRRESERMLARAETTLTELGAVRRAAGVLPAEEEWPALLEEVAGPAAELARRRQVLDGDLDVARTYGPAVKALSELSGGLDRSRRVSLVPFLYQKPEDLGVLQAALQGSLDGRFEVATRPLSASGLVGAVATLSIDRDAARAALGKARLGELRLPGRFDGQPISEVDLELSRIQREGASQRDALERERVSLAERFGPALFAVRDALSDQVAIHDVQGMSARGKYSLVMQGFVPDDRVSGLKSALDRFGDAVSYELHPLDSHHAAHVPVELKNTPYSKNFELVMGMLPLPRYGNFDSTGIISFFFPLFFGFIISDIGYGLLFFIVGTWFATKARRGEGFDLSAMGSYLSPEVMGKLGVIIRTMSTWAIFWGFLAGEFFGNLGEHLHVFHFNHALVQSIWGVKLVSPDEGGLLPIVFPRLDAGFTNTALITTLVVGIGMVLWAWLIRVQLATRHGDKTHLWEAVGMLGGLTGLISLGFLSQGGNQLVNAAIYKDFSSPLLIVMYIGFAVFILGMIMSRVFLMIIEILAQGGNIISFARLFAVGVAGAILANLATDLGWGLYERIGVLGIIVGVILALVVHAFMLAITIIGHVLQPIRLHFVEFLTPTGYHNESGVPYSPLRRLSPVSLKK; encoded by the coding sequence GTGATCAACCCCATGCAGCAGATCGTCATTGCCACGCGCAAGCGCGGCAGCCGCGACGTGATCGAGGCGCTTCAGGATGTGGGCGTGCTGCATCTGGTGCCGGTGCAGGGGGGCGGCGTCTTGAGCGCTGGCCCCCTGACCGGCGAGGACGCCGAGTTCCGGCGTGAGAGCGAGCGCATGCTGGCCCGTGCCGAGACCACCCTGACTGAACTCGGCGCGGTGCGCCGCGCGGCAGGCGTGCTTCCCGCCGAGGAGGAGTGGCCTGCTCTCCTCGAAGAGGTGGCTGGCCCGGCTGCCGAACTGGCCCGGCGGCGGCAGGTTCTTGACGGCGACCTGGACGTGGCGCGCACTTACGGCCCCGCCGTCAAGGCGCTCAGCGAACTGTCGGGCGGTCTGGACCGCAGCCGCCGGGTTTCACTGGTGCCGTTTCTCTACCAGAAGCCTGAAGACCTCGGGGTGTTGCAGGCCGCCTTGCAGGGCAGTCTCGACGGACGTTTCGAGGTGGCGACCCGCCCACTTTCCGCCAGCGGTCTGGTGGGCGCGGTGGCGACCCTCAGCATTGACCGTGACGCGGCCCGCGCCGCCCTCGGGAAGGCCCGACTGGGCGAGCTGAGGTTGCCGGGCCGGTTCGACGGCCAGCCGATCAGCGAAGTTGACCTCGAACTGAGCCGTATTCAGCGTGAGGGCGCGTCACAGCGTGACGCCCTGGAACGTGAGCGGGTCAGTCTGGCCGAGCGCTTCGGCCCGGCACTCTTCGCCGTGCGTGACGCCCTGAGCGATCAGGTTGCCATTCACGACGTGCAGGGCATGAGCGCTCGCGGCAAGTACAGCCTGGTGATGCAGGGCTTCGTGCCCGACGACCGGGTTTCTGGCCTCAAGTCGGCGCTGGACCGCTTTGGCGACGCTGTGAGCTATGAGCTGCACCCGCTCGACTCGCACCACGCCGCCCACGTTCCCGTCGAACTCAAGAACACCCCCTACAGCAAGAACTTCGAGCTGGTCATGGGAATGTTGCCGCTGCCCCGCTACGGCAATTTCGATTCCACGGGCATCATCTCGTTTTTCTTCCCGCTGTTTTTCGGCTTCATCATTTCCGATATCGGCTACGGGCTGCTGTTCTTTATTGTCGGCACCTGGTTTGCCACCAAAGCCAGGCGCGGTGAGGGTTTTGATTTATCGGCGATGGGATCCTATCTCTCGCCCGAGGTGATGGGCAAGCTCGGCGTGATCATCCGCACCATGAGCACCTGGGCAATTTTCTGGGGATTTCTCGCGGGTGAATTTTTCGGCAACCTTGGCGAGCACCTGCACGTCTTTCACTTCAACCACGCGCTTGTTCAGAGCATCTGGGGTGTGAAGCTGGTCAGTCCTGATGAGGGTGGCCTGCTCCCGATTGTCTTCCCGCGCCTGGACGCCGGATTTACCAACACTGCCCTGATCACCACGCTGGTGGTCGGTATTGGGATGGTGCTGTGGGCCTGGCTGATCCGTGTGCAACTGGCCACCCGCCACGGCGACAAAACCCACCTCTGGGAAGCTGTCGGCATGCTCGGCGGTCTGACTGGGCTGATCAGCCTGGGCTTTCTGTCGCAGGGCGGCAACCAGCTCGTTAACGCCGCCATCTACAAGGATTTCAGCAGCCCGCTGCTGATCGTCATGTACATCGGCTTCGCCGTCTTTATTCTCGGCATGATCATGTCGCGCGTCTTCCTGATGATCATTGAGATTCTCGCGCAGGGCGGCAACATCATCAGCTTCGCCCGTCTGTTCGCCGTCGGGGTGGCCGGAGCCATTCTCGCCAACCTCGCCACTGATCTGGGTTGGGGCCTGTATGAGCGCATCGGCGTTCTCGGCATCATCGTCGGGGTGATTCTGGCGCTGGTGGTGCACGCCTTCATGCTGGCCATCACCATCATCGGTCACGTCTTGCAGCCGATCCGTTTGCATTTTGTCGAATTCCTGACGCCCACCGGCTACCACAACGAGTCCGGCGTGCCGTACAGCCCGCTGCGCCGCCTCAGTCCGGTCAGTCTCAAGAAATGA
- a CDS encoding V-type ATP synthase subunit K — translation MTKTNKIALAALALALISTGFAQTAVVPATTAVNSNGGLIAVGAGLALGLGAIGTGLAQGRIGAAAAGVTAENPGRLGLMLLWFAIPETLVIFGLVGFFILSGKI, via the coding sequence ATGACCAAGACCAACAAGATCGCCCTCGCCGCCCTCGCCCTCGCCCTGATCAGCACCGGCTTTGCCCAGACCGCTGTGGTCCCGGCCACCACCGCCGTCAACTCCAACGGCGGCCTGATTGCCGTCGGTGCAGGCCTGGCGCTGGGCCTCGGCGCTATCGGCACCGGTCTGGCCCAGGGCCGCATCGGTGCGGCTGCCGCTGGCGTCACCGCCGAGAATCCGGGCCGACTGGGCCTGATGCTGCTGTGGTTCGCCATCCCCGAAACCCTGGTGATCTTCGGTCTGGTGGGATTTTTCATTCTCTCAGGCAAGATCTAA
- a CDS encoding V-type ATP synthase subunit E, with the protein MALDKLLENEAQSEIERIRAEARDRAGAIVRDAQEKAQSLIESRTRLLETQMQASLTRARSSADLERSASRLNAGENGMSRAFQTAQHELLAVTRAPEYKDILSRLIYEARAVVPNAEVIEVHPNEAHVAREIVTDLEIRENYAVQGGVRVVANGGKSGVTNTLQGRLERLRDSLAPQVSRILSEG; encoded by the coding sequence ATGGCGCTCGATAAACTGCTCGAAAACGAGGCGCAGTCGGAGATCGAGCGCATCCGCGCTGAGGCGCGTGACCGCGCTGGAGCCATCGTCCGTGACGCGCAGGAAAAAGCCCAGAGCCTAATCGAGAGCCGTACGCGGTTGCTGGAAACCCAGATGCAGGCGTCTTTGACCCGCGCCCGCTCCTCTGCTGATCTGGAGCGCAGCGCTTCGCGGCTCAACGCAGGCGAGAACGGCATGAGCCGGGCTTTTCAGACGGCCCAGCACGAACTGCTGGCCGTGACCCGCGCGCCCGAATACAAGGACATCCTCTCGCGCCTAATTTATGAGGCCCGCGCTGTGGTGCCCAATGCCGAGGTGATCGAAGTGCATCCCAATGAGGCACACGTGGCCCGCGAGATCGTCACCGATCTGGAAATCCGCGAGAACTACGCGGTTCAGGGCGGCGTGCGGGTGGTCGCCAACGGCGGCAAGAGCGGCGTCACCAACACCTTGCAGGGCCGTCTAGAGCGGCTACGCGACTCGCTTGCTCCGCAGGTGAGCCGTATCCTCTCGGAAGGGTAA
- a CDS encoding V-type ATPase subunit, which produces MADDYGYINARIKMMRTQLFGERALEAALGAQSYPEFLRLLSESELSGDLAGATAQGAGLPELDQGLSKNFFENVDKVYRLADGDAKTEIGVLLQKWDLVNLKSIARGLTSGRSGEQLSASLIPGGTIPMTTLQTALQGGDLSAAATALTLTGHPLAPAFREGVSAYSASSKLLDLEIALDQAYYRYALRVSRNTSLRRYLSQEVDVTNALTSRSLRAAQGGTNPALFVEGGRNIDAGTFARLTEGDPSGAGEMAPILEAVGPAEAERAARDILDNAARNAAAGDPLGVGVAIDYLRRKEQEIAKLRLIGRGKFYNVPSEQIRQEVTQA; this is translated from the coding sequence ATGGCCGACGATTACGGCTACATCAATGCCCGCATTAAAATGATGCGGACCCAGCTCTTCGGTGAGCGCGCGCTCGAGGCCGCGCTCGGCGCGCAGAGCTATCCTGAATTTCTGCGGCTGCTGAGCGAGTCCGAGCTGTCGGGCGACCTCGCCGGGGCCACGGCCCAGGGCGCGGGCCTGCCGGAACTCGACCAGGGCCTCTCCAAGAATTTCTTCGAAAACGTGGATAAGGTCTACCGCCTCGCGGACGGCGACGCCAAGACCGAAATCGGCGTGCTGCTGCAAAAGTGGGACCTGGTCAACCTCAAGTCGATTGCCCGTGGCCTGACCAGCGGGCGCAGCGGTGAGCAACTCTCCGCGAGTCTGATTCCTGGCGGCACCATTCCGATGACCACCTTGCAGACGGCCTTGCAGGGCGGCGATCTCTCGGCGGCGGCCACCGCGCTGACCCTCACCGGTCATCCGCTGGCCCCAGCCTTCCGTGAGGGCGTCTCCGCCTACAGCGCCAGCAGTAAGCTGCTCGACCTGGAAATCGCGCTCGACCAGGCGTATTACCGCTACGCTTTGCGGGTCTCGCGCAACACCTCTCTGCGCCGCTACCTCTCGCAGGAAGTGGACGTGACCAATGCGCTGACCTCGCGCTCCCTGCGCGCAGCCCAGGGCGGCACCAACCCGGCGCTGTTCGTGGAAGGTGGGCGCAATATCGACGCCGGAACGTTTGCTCGCCTCACCGAGGGTGACCCCAGCGGTGCGGGCGAGATGGCCCCGATTCTGGAAGCGGTGGGTCCTGCCGAGGCCGAGCGGGCCGCCCGCGACATTCTCGATAATGCGGCCCGCAACGCCGCCGCTGGCGATCCGCTGGGCGTGGGCGTGGCGATCGATTACCTGCGCCGTAAGGAACAGGAGATCGCCAAACTCCGCTTAATCGGGCGCGGTAAGTTCTACAACGTGCCCAGCGAGCAGATCCGTCAGGAGGTGACCCAAGCATGA
- a CDS encoding V-type ATP synthase subunit F, which yields MSQPSKNAATAQRVVVLADNETATGYRLAGAHVVEATPADAQAKLEELIVGGGYGLVAVDTGLIADPATSTARIMRGRDLPIILPIPSLSDAFSTEQVDAKAYMGKLVRETIGFDIKL from the coding sequence ATGAGCCAGCCGAGCAAGAACGCGGCAACGGCGCAGAGGGTGGTCGTGCTGGCCGACAACGAGACCGCCACCGGCTACCGTCTGGCCGGGGCGCATGTCGTGGAGGCCACCCCTGCCGACGCCCAGGCCAAGCTCGAAGAGCTGATCGTTGGGGGCGGCTACGGTCTGGTGGCGGTGGACACCGGCCTGATTGCCGACCCGGCGACCAGCACCGCCCGGATCATGCGTGGGCGCGATCTGCCGATCATCTTGCCGATTCCCAGTCTCAGCGACGCTTTTTCCACCGAACAGGTGGACGCCAAAGCCTACATGGGCAAACTGGTGCGCGAGACGATCGGCTTCGACATCAAACTGTAA